One Festucalex cinctus isolate MCC-2025b chromosome 1, RoL_Fcin_1.0, whole genome shotgun sequence genomic region harbors:
- the rab40c gene encoding ras-related protein Rab-40C, translating to MGSQGSPVKSYDYLLKFLLVGDSDVGKGEILDSLQDGSAESPYAYSSGIDYKTTTILLDGRRVKLELWDTSGQGRFCTIFRSYSRGAQGILLVYDITNRWSFDGIDRWIREIDEHAPGVPRILVGNRLHLAFKRQVPTEQARAYAEKNGMTFFEVSPLCNFNVIESFTELSRIVLMRHGMEKFWKPNRVFSLQDLCCRAIVSCTPVHLIDKLPLPVAIKSHLKSFSMANGMNAVMMHGRSYSLANPAGGSKGNSLKRSKSIRPPQSPPQNCTRSNCKIS from the exons ATGGGCAGCCAGGGCAGCCCAGTGAAAAGCTACGACTACTTGCTCAAGTTTCTGCTGGTGGGCGACAGCGACGTGGGCAAGGGAGAGATCCTGGACAGCCTGCAGGACGGCTCGGCCGAGTCACCCTATGCTTACAGCAGCG GCATCGACTATAAGACCACCACCATTCTTCTGGATGGCAGGAGGGTGAAACTAGAGCTTTG GGACACGTCAGGACAGGGACGTTTTTGCACCATTTTCCGCTCGTACTCCCGCGGCGCTCAG GGCATCTTGCTGGTGTACGACATCACCAACCGCTGGTCCTTTGACGGCATCGACCGGTGGATCAGAGAGATTGATGAG CACGCGCCGGGCGTCCCCCGCATCCTGGTGGGCAACCGCCTGCACCTGGCCTTCAAGCGGCAGGTGCCCACCGAGCAGGCGCGGGCCTACGCCGAGAAGAACGGCATGACCTTCTTCGAGGTGAGCCCACTGTGCAACTTCAACGTCATCGAGTCCTTCACGGAGCTGTCGCGCATTGTGCTCATGCGCCACGGCATGGAGAAGTTCTGGAAACCCAACCGAG TGTTCAGCCTGCAGGACCTGTGCTGCCGGGCCATCGTGTCGTGCACGCCGGTCCACCTCATCGACAAGCTGCCGCTGCCCGTGGCCATCAAGTCGCACCTCAAGTCCTTCTCCATGGCCAACGGCATGAACGCCGTCATGATGCACGGACGCTCGTACTCGCTGGCCAACCCGGCCGGCGGCTCCAAAGGCAACAGCCTCAAGCGCTCCAAGTCCATTCGGCCCCCGCAGAGCCCCCCGCAGAACTGCACGCGCAGCAACTGCAAGATCTCCTAA
- the pigq gene encoding phosphatidylinositol N-acetylglucosaminyltransferase subunit Q isoform X2, with amino-acid sequence MVLKVFFPQCCNRAASGLLVGRWIPQHDSAVVLAVIHYPFIPSHVKRYIQQMAAQSGMELSVLGSWSLPQDGEEGMESFLRDLSTMFPRQRWLQISRLLGHKGFTCRLLGRTPPPEEVKRSEEEEEEEEKKVIFVHYEQRKVMLSQLHPVQNGVPESQDGTPSELRQVFHTVSSSGPLFFMDKYDDGPLKSTHWQSEGREGSIIVELLKQASVPVCRLLSRILAVWTWICSMRVFDVFPLPFLWSKLSSCVQLSYRTQHLKTISSQKTAENHSQFIRKANVFVSFLVDVGLGLLLASWLYRDDHISMIANMLVPAADHVAKELDDLLQWLMGAPAGLKMNRALDQVLGRFFLYHIHLWINYVHLMSPFMESILWYGGLSACLGLTFALSLLSDMVALLTFHIYCFYVYGARVYCLKIYGLSSLWRLFRGKKWNVLRQRVDSCSYDLDQLFIGTLLFTILLFLLPTTALYYLVFTLLRLVVVLFQGVIHLSVDFINSFPLFAIGLRVCRPYRLAEGVRFRVLSEEPGTALHLLMELLPQRLMGRPGKEALCRGAHLPVDAQERQGPRRQG; translated from the exons ATGGTTCTGAAAGTGTTCTTCCCTCAATGCTGCAACCGCGCAGCCAGCGGTCTGCTTGTTGGCCGCTGGATCCCCCAGCACGACTCGGCCGTGGTGCTGGCCGTCATCCACTACCCGTTCATTCCCAGCCATGTCAAACGCTACATACAGCAG ATGGCGGCTCAGAGCGGCATGGAGCTGTCCGTGTTGGGCTCATGGAGTTTGCCCCAGGACGGCGAGGAGGGCATGGAGAGCTTCCTGAGGGACTTGAGCACCATGTTCCCCAGGCAGCGCTGGCTCCAGATTAGCCGCCTGCTAGGCCACAAAGGCTTCACCTGCCGCCTCCTCGGACGCACTCCGCCACCAGAGGAGGTGAAGAGGagtgaggaggaagaagaggaagaggagaagaagGTGATCTTTGTCCACTACGAGCAGAGGAAGGTGATGTTGTCGCAGCTTCATCCCGTTCAGAACGGCGTCCCGGAATCCCAGGACGGAACGCCATCCGAGTTGAGACAG GTGTTCCACACGGTGTCTAGCAGCGGTCCCCTGTTTTTCATGGACAAGTATGACGATGGCCCTCTGAAGTCCACCCACTGGCAGTCTGAGGGTCGAGAAGGAAGCATCATCGTGGAGCTGTTAAAGCAGGCCTCAGTGCCGGTCTGCAGGCTCCTTAGCCGGATCCTGGCCGTGTGGACTTGGATCTGCAGCATGCG GGTCTTCGATGTTTTTCCGCTGCCCTTCCTGTGGTCCAAGTTGTCATCCTGTGTACAGCTAAGCTATCGGACCCAACACCTCAAGACAATCAGCTCACAAAAAACAGCTGAGAATCACTCACAGTTCATCAG AAAGGCCAACGTGTTTGTGTCCTTCCTGGTGGACGTGGGTCTGGGTCTGTTGCTGGCCTCCTGGCTCTACAGAGACGACCACATTAGCATGATAGCCAACATGCTAGTTCCTGCTGCTGAT CACGTTGCTAAGGAGCTCGACGACCTGCTCCAGTGGCTAATGGGCGCCCCGGCTGGGCTGAAGATGAACCGAGCCCTAGACCAGGTGCTGGGCCGCTTCTTCCTCTATCACATCCACCTGTGGATCA ATTACGTACATCTGATGTCTCCATTTATGGAGTCCATCCTGTGGTATGGTGGCCTGTCGGCATGCCTGGGTTTGACCTTTGCCCTGTCTCTGCTGTCCGACATGGTGGCGCTGCTCACCTTTCACATCTACTGCTTCTATGTCTATGGAGCCAG AGTGTATTGCCTGAAGATCTACGGCCTGTCTTCGCTATGGAGGCTCTTCAGGGGCAAGAAGTGGAACGTCCTGAGGCAAAGAGTCGACTCTTGCTCCTACGACCTGGACCAG CTCTTCATTGGTACGCTGCTGTTTACCATCCTACTCTTCCTGCTGCCCACCACTGCACTCTACTACTTGGTCTTTACactg TTGCGTCTGGTGGTGGTCCTGTTCCAGGGCGTCATCCACCTGAGTGTGGATTTCATCAACTCCTTCCCGCTCTTCGCCATCGGCCTTCGCGTGTGTCGTCCGTACAGACTCGCAG AGGGTGTGAGGTTCAGGGTGCTGAGTGAGGAGCCGGGAACTGCTCTTCACCTGCTCATGGAG CTGCTACCCCAAAGACTCATGGGGCGCCCTGGTAAAGAAGCTCTTTGTCGGGGAGCTCATCTACCCGTGGACGCACAAGAACGCCAAGGGCCACGCCGCCAAGGCTGA
- the pigq gene encoding phosphatidylinositol N-acetylglucosaminyltransferase subunit Q isoform X1, with the protein MVLKVFFPQCCNRAASGLLVGRWIPQHDSAVVLAVIHYPFIPSHVKRYIQQMAAQSGMELSVLGSWSLPQDGEEGMESFLRDLSTMFPRQRWLQISRLLGHKGFTCRLLGRTPPPEEVKRSEEEEEEEEKKVIFVHYEQRKVMLSQLHPVQNGVPESQDGTPSELRQVFHTVSSSGPLFFMDKYDDGPLKSTHWQSEGREGSIIVELLKQASVPVCRLLSRILAVWTWICSMRVFDVFPLPFLWSKLSSCVQLSYRTQHLKTISSQKTAENHSQFIRKANVFVSFLVDVGLGLLLASWLYRDDHISMIANMLVPAADHVAKELDDLLQWLMGAPAGLKMNRALDQVLGRFFLYHIHLWINYVHLMSPFMESILWYGGLSACLGLTFALSLLSDMVALLTFHIYCFYVYGARVYCLKIYGLSSLWRLFRGKKWNVLRQRVDSCSYDLDQLFIGTLLFTILLFLLPTTALYYLVFTLLRLVVVLFQGVIHLSVDFINSFPLFAIGLRVCRPYRLAEGVRFRVLSEEPGTALHLLMEINPLKSSTVVDMYRTPTYSCYPKDSWGALVKKLFVGELIYPWTHKNAKGHAAKAD; encoded by the exons ATGGTTCTGAAAGTGTTCTTCCCTCAATGCTGCAACCGCGCAGCCAGCGGTCTGCTTGTTGGCCGCTGGATCCCCCAGCACGACTCGGCCGTGGTGCTGGCCGTCATCCACTACCCGTTCATTCCCAGCCATGTCAAACGCTACATACAGCAG ATGGCGGCTCAGAGCGGCATGGAGCTGTCCGTGTTGGGCTCATGGAGTTTGCCCCAGGACGGCGAGGAGGGCATGGAGAGCTTCCTGAGGGACTTGAGCACCATGTTCCCCAGGCAGCGCTGGCTCCAGATTAGCCGCCTGCTAGGCCACAAAGGCTTCACCTGCCGCCTCCTCGGACGCACTCCGCCACCAGAGGAGGTGAAGAGGagtgaggaggaagaagaggaagaggagaagaagGTGATCTTTGTCCACTACGAGCAGAGGAAGGTGATGTTGTCGCAGCTTCATCCCGTTCAGAACGGCGTCCCGGAATCCCAGGACGGAACGCCATCCGAGTTGAGACAG GTGTTCCACACGGTGTCTAGCAGCGGTCCCCTGTTTTTCATGGACAAGTATGACGATGGCCCTCTGAAGTCCACCCACTGGCAGTCTGAGGGTCGAGAAGGAAGCATCATCGTGGAGCTGTTAAAGCAGGCCTCAGTGCCGGTCTGCAGGCTCCTTAGCCGGATCCTGGCCGTGTGGACTTGGATCTGCAGCATGCG GGTCTTCGATGTTTTTCCGCTGCCCTTCCTGTGGTCCAAGTTGTCATCCTGTGTACAGCTAAGCTATCGGACCCAACACCTCAAGACAATCAGCTCACAAAAAACAGCTGAGAATCACTCACAGTTCATCAG AAAGGCCAACGTGTTTGTGTCCTTCCTGGTGGACGTGGGTCTGGGTCTGTTGCTGGCCTCCTGGCTCTACAGAGACGACCACATTAGCATGATAGCCAACATGCTAGTTCCTGCTGCTGAT CACGTTGCTAAGGAGCTCGACGACCTGCTCCAGTGGCTAATGGGCGCCCCGGCTGGGCTGAAGATGAACCGAGCCCTAGACCAGGTGCTGGGCCGCTTCTTCCTCTATCACATCCACCTGTGGATCA ATTACGTACATCTGATGTCTCCATTTATGGAGTCCATCCTGTGGTATGGTGGCCTGTCGGCATGCCTGGGTTTGACCTTTGCCCTGTCTCTGCTGTCCGACATGGTGGCGCTGCTCACCTTTCACATCTACTGCTTCTATGTCTATGGAGCCAG AGTGTATTGCCTGAAGATCTACGGCCTGTCTTCGCTATGGAGGCTCTTCAGGGGCAAGAAGTGGAACGTCCTGAGGCAAAGAGTCGACTCTTGCTCCTACGACCTGGACCAG CTCTTCATTGGTACGCTGCTGTTTACCATCCTACTCTTCCTGCTGCCCACCACTGCACTCTACTACTTGGTCTTTACactg TTGCGTCTGGTGGTGGTCCTGTTCCAGGGCGTCATCCACCTGAGTGTGGATTTCATCAACTCCTTCCCGCTCTTCGCCATCGGCCTTCGCGTGTGTCGTCCGTACAGACTCGCAG AGGGTGTGAGGTTCAGGGTGCTGAGTGAGGAGCCGGGAACTGCTCTTCACCTGCTCATGGAG ATTAACCCACTGAAGAGCAGCACAGTGGTTGACATGTACCGTACGCCAACTTACAGCTGCTACCCCAAAGACTCATGGGGCGCCCTGGTAAAGAAGCTCTTTGTCGGGGAGCTCATCTACCCGTGGACGCACAAGAACGCCAAGGGCCACGCCGCCAAGGCTGACTAA